One genomic segment of Vibrio penaeicida includes these proteins:
- a CDS encoding HD domain-containing phosphohydrolase, whose protein sequence is MDDLNALNTISKPKLVLLDDEADILKALTRVLRRDFEIHPFTEPSEALSYLEAQEVAIIVSDMKMPDMDGATFFGYAKDIQPEAVRILLTGYSDVEDTVRAINDGGVSTYLSKPWDNDNLRFTLQQSLEFFRVKEEKNRLSKELESKNDQLAQVNVALEEKVALRTEALRESNAKLKNTLKSRSGLFRDVLSLITGLISFRTGCNAQDIERVAYQSKQVAILYGLDEAYVKQTYMCGIMHKLGIIGTDQEVHLGRNYQQSHIAPSSNPDLGAELISQLPRFHSIASLVRHQDENFDGTGYPGHIKGKDIPIASRILRVVKDYDYMVAGENNKIHKSPFAAQNYLQSNSGTIYDREVVKTFVQVLQERPQDGVHEIEYCVGVNELNVGDVLKRDVMLSNGSAMLTRGSEINEAMLRRLIDYERHNNTTLAYFI, encoded by the coding sequence ATGGACGACTTAAATGCACTTAACACAATTAGCAAACCCAAATTGGTTCTGCTCGATGACGAGGCAGATATACTTAAAGCGCTAACACGCGTACTTAGACGCGACTTTGAAATCCACCCATTTACAGAACCCAGCGAAGCACTTTCTTATCTTGAAGCACAAGAGGTCGCCATCATTGTTTCAGACATGAAAATGCCAGACATGGATGGTGCTACTTTTTTCGGATACGCAAAAGACATTCAACCAGAAGCTGTTCGCATATTGCTGACGGGCTACAGTGACGTAGAAGATACCGTTCGAGCAATTAATGATGGTGGCGTAAGCACCTACCTTAGCAAACCTTGGGATAACGACAATTTACGCTTCACATTGCAACAATCTTTGGAGTTTTTCCGAGTCAAAGAGGAAAAAAATCGCTTAAGTAAAGAATTAGAATCCAAAAATGATCAGCTGGCACAAGTCAATGTTGCATTGGAAGAAAAAGTCGCCTTGCGGACTGAAGCGTTGCGTGAATCCAACGCGAAATTAAAAAACACATTGAAAAGCCGCTCTGGGCTTTTTAGAGATGTGCTTTCGTTGATCACTGGGCTTATTTCATTTAGAACAGGATGCAACGCACAAGATATTGAGAGAGTTGCTTATCAATCCAAACAAGTCGCAATTTTATATGGGCTGGATGAAGCCTATGTTAAACAGACGTACATGTGCGGAATTATGCACAAACTTGGAATCATAGGGACCGACCAAGAAGTTCATTTGGGTCGGAACTATCAGCAAAGCCATATTGCACCTTCAAGTAACCCAGACCTTGGGGCAGAGCTTATTTCACAGCTGCCACGCTTTCACAGCATTGCTTCTTTGGTTAGACACCAAGATGAGAACTTTGATGGCACGGGCTACCCCGGTCATATCAAAGGAAAGGATATCCCCATCGCCTCACGTATTCTTCGAGTTGTAAAAGACTACGACTACATGGTTGCGGGAGAAAATAACAAGATTCACAAGTCCCCGTTTGCTGCTCAAAACTACCTGCAGTCAAACTCAGGAACGATATACGATAGAGAAGTAGTGAAAACGTTTGTACAGGTACTTCAGGAAAGACCACAAGATGGTGTGCATGAAATCGAATACTGCGTTGGCGTTAATGAACTTAACGTTGGTGATGTGTTGAAACGAGACGTTATGCTTTCCAATGGTTCAGCCATGCTGACAAGAGGTAGCGAGATAAATGAGGCAATGCTAAGACGTTTGATCGATTATGAGCGCCACAATAATACAACACTTGCGTACTTCATATGA
- a CDS encoding siderophore ABC transporter substrate-binding protein: MKTSQTLLKSALIGLSVLFASVATAKSITVEHQMGKTTLESIPQNVVVLGQDSLDVLDAIGIEPVGVVKAHLPAYLSKYKDDKYKAAGSLFEPNFEAIYSMKPDLIIVSNRSSGSIEELSKIAPTILFLADSKDYWGSTKKAWRMLGEVFEKQDVVEALIQDKQKQIEGLQELSKNSGAKALAIITSGGKIGAFGKESRYGYIHTLFGFQQAVEDIKAKSHGDNISYEFIAKANPDVLIVLDRDEAIGASKGEARKQLDNALIKKTNAFKNDSITYISAPVWYISASGVTATQIMIDDMKKAHN; encoded by the coding sequence ATGAAAACATCGCAAACCTTGCTGAAAAGTGCGCTTATTGGATTAAGTGTACTGTTTGCCAGTGTTGCAACAGCAAAGTCCATTACTGTTGAACATCAAATGGGGAAGACGACCCTAGAGTCTATACCTCAAAATGTTGTGGTTTTAGGTCAAGATAGCCTTGATGTACTTGATGCAATTGGTATTGAACCAGTAGGGGTTGTGAAGGCTCATTTGCCTGCTTATCTAAGTAAGTATAAAGACGATAAGTATAAGGCGGCAGGGTCATTGTTCGAGCCTAACTTTGAAGCTATTTACAGTATGAAGCCTGATCTGATTATTGTTAGTAACCGTAGCTCGGGCTCTATTGAAGAGCTTTCTAAAATTGCACCTACAATCCTTTTCTTAGCAGATTCAAAAGATTACTGGGGTTCAACAAAGAAAGCTTGGCGTATGTTAGGCGAGGTTTTTGAAAAACAAGACGTCGTAGAAGCGCTAATCCAAGACAAGCAAAAGCAAATCGAAGGACTTCAAGAGCTATCAAAGAACTCTGGTGCTAAAGCGTTAGCTATCATCACGAGTGGCGGTAAAATTGGTGCCTTTGGTAAAGAATCTCGTTATGGTTACATTCATACGTTGTTCGGCTTCCAGCAAGCGGTCGAAGATATCAAAGCTAAATCGCACGGCGACAATATTAGCTATGAGTTCATCGCCAAAGCGAATCCAGATGTACTGATTGTTTTAGATCGTGATGAAGCTATTGGCGCATCGAAAGGTGAAGCGAGAAAGCAACTTGATAACGCTCTTATCAAGAAAACCAACGCGTTCAAAAACGATAGTATCACTTACATCAGCGCACCTGTCTGGTACATTTCGGCAAGTGGTGTGACAGCGACTCAAATCATGATCGATGATATGAAGAAAGCACACAATTAA
- a CDS encoding YaeQ family protein: protein MALKPTIYKFRITLTDMNRDYYDSLNLTIAQHPSENEQRMMARVIAFCLNAQEGLEFTKGLSSIEEPDIWQKSLDDQIQLWIDVGEPDVERIKKSTRLAKKVHVYSFNTKSNVWWNQNQGKIGMLDTSVTRLDWDGIEQLASLVTRTMDLSVMLTGNSVFVTADNGDCEIVWETLKDAS, encoded by the coding sequence GTGGCTCTTAAACCTACTATTTACAAATTTCGTATCACGTTAACGGATATGAATAGAGATTATTACGATTCTCTGAATCTAACGATTGCTCAACACCCTTCTGAAAATGAACAACGCATGATGGCTAGAGTCATCGCTTTTTGTTTGAATGCCCAAGAAGGGCTTGAATTTACCAAAGGTCTTTCAAGCATTGAGGAACCAGATATCTGGCAGAAAAGCTTAGATGACCAAATCCAACTTTGGATTGATGTCGGCGAACCTGATGTAGAACGAATCAAAAAATCCACTCGCTTGGCAAAAAAAGTGCATGTTTACAGCTTTAACACCAAGTCGAATGTTTGGTGGAATCAAAACCAAGGCAAGATAGGTATGTTGGACACCTCTGTCACCCGACTCGATTGGGATGGCATTGAACAACTTGCCTCTTTAGTTACTCGCACTATGGACCTGTCTGTGATGTTAACAGGAAACTCTGTGTTCGTTACCGCAGATAACGGTGATTGCGAGATTGTTTGGGAAACGCTAAAAGACGCATCCTAA
- a CDS encoding sensor histidine kinase, translating to MNKENSTESTDREFFERAYLREKKIRKEAEALLETKSRELYHSLKSLEETLDNVSKLQHQMVHTEKMAAIGQLAAGVTHEINNPVSFALSNVKLLNEYVSDLISLDQLAMQSKEDNGDFSAYVAYREKIDIDHLALDISELLTETTQGLERIREISHNFKKASHKGTTELTPIDINECVETALKVVNGEIKHSLTLKKNLDYVPQVMGSITQLQQVFINLFINAKHATPDKGELTVVTEPIDMGDKDWVKITVRDTGKGIKHEDLVHIFEPFFTTKEVGKGTGLGLSITYEIIKHHKGSIEVASEPNKGTTFTILLPGL from the coding sequence ATGAATAAAGAAAATTCCACTGAAAGTACTGACCGTGAGTTTTTCGAACGTGCTTATCTGCGTGAAAAGAAAATTCGTAAAGAAGCTGAGGCGCTGCTTGAAACGAAATCAAGAGAGCTCTATCACAGCCTAAAATCGCTAGAAGAAACACTGGATAACGTAAGTAAACTTCAACACCAAATGGTGCACACCGAAAAAATGGCGGCAATTGGTCAGCTTGCGGCAGGTGTCACTCATGAAATCAATAACCCTGTGAGCTTTGCTCTATCGAACGTAAAGCTTTTGAACGAGTACGTAAGCGATTTGATCAGCCTTGACCAACTCGCAATGCAAAGCAAAGAAGACAATGGGGACTTTAGCGCTTATGTTGCGTATCGAGAAAAAATCGACATTGATCACTTAGCGCTAGACATCAGCGAACTTTTGACAGAAACAACCCAAGGGTTGGAACGTATTCGAGAAATATCCCACAATTTCAAAAAAGCTTCACACAAAGGGACAACCGAACTCACACCGATTGACATCAACGAATGCGTTGAAACGGCCCTAAAAGTCGTTAACGGTGAAATTAAACATTCACTAACACTGAAAAAGAACCTTGATTATGTTCCTCAAGTCATGGGTTCCATAACTCAATTACAGCAAGTCTTCATCAATTTATTTATCAATGCCAAACACGCAACACCTGATAAAGGGGAACTCACAGTAGTAACAGAGCCTATTGATATGGGAGATAAAGACTGGGTAAAAATAACAGTAAGAGACACAGGCAAAGGCATTAAACATGAGGACTTAGTCCACATATTTGAACCCTTTTTTACAACAAAAGAGGTCGGAAAAGGCACCGGACTGGGGCTTTCCATAACCTATGAGATTATAAAGCACCATAAGGGCTCTATTGAGGTGGCCAGCGAGCCAAATAAAGGCACAACCTTTACTATTCTTTTACCTGGTTTGTAA
- a CDS encoding MDR family MFS transporter, protein MGEKGSQESLFQWQRIQRFNFTIWTVLSGTLLARTSYFMAWPYLIVFLYQDYNATALEVGGMLAASGLVGVFTGLYSGYLSDKFGRKWVMIAGSVIAALAYSGIGIANEIWQFFVLLTLCGLMRPMIEAPAKAVIGDNLSDVKDRELALNIRYFVLNLGGAIGPLIGITLALAASQQLFIVTGVTYLLFGAWLWLSFLRCPETTQGEGGEMPDFKATVKVIARDKIFQILLIANLIMMFVYAQLESSLPQVLVRSSLPDAATLIATLVLVNTLTIIVFQFPMLKLMERFPLFMRTRIGMLLMGLGQVAFILTPENWVLGWALGCFIVSLGEVIAFPTLSVQIDQIAPEHLRGSYFGAAAIYSLGFAIAPLVGGAMLDTLDADWLWALCIGLCGVMIWLYKLVEARSSKQEALKESLANS, encoded by the coding sequence ATGGGAGAAAAAGGCAGTCAGGAAAGTTTATTTCAGTGGCAACGAATTCAAAGGTTTAACTTCACAATCTGGACAGTCCTTAGTGGCACGCTGTTGGCAAGAACCAGCTACTTTATGGCTTGGCCTTATTTAATCGTTTTTCTATATCAAGATTATAATGCGACAGCTCTAGAAGTAGGTGGGATGCTTGCTGCTTCCGGATTAGTTGGTGTGTTTACTGGGCTTTATTCGGGGTACCTTTCTGATAAGTTTGGGCGAAAGTGGGTCATGATTGCTGGCAGCGTTATCGCTGCTCTCGCATACAGCGGTATAGGTATCGCGAATGAAATTTGGCAGTTTTTTGTGCTACTCACTCTGTGTGGGTTGATGCGACCTATGATTGAAGCTCCAGCCAAAGCAGTAATCGGCGATAATTTAAGTGATGTTAAAGATCGCGAGCTTGCGCTCAATATTCGTTACTTTGTGCTCAATCTTGGTGGCGCTATCGGGCCACTTATCGGCATTACGTTAGCACTCGCTGCTTCACAGCAACTCTTTATTGTTACAGGGGTTACATACCTTTTATTCGGCGCATGGTTGTGGTTAAGCTTTTTGCGTTGCCCTGAAACAACACAAGGCGAGGGTGGGGAGATGCCTGATTTTAAAGCAACGGTGAAAGTCATCGCACGCGACAAAATCTTTCAAATCCTATTAATTGCCAACCTGATCATGATGTTTGTTTATGCTCAGTTAGAATCCTCTTTGCCTCAAGTATTAGTGAGAAGTTCTCTGCCAGATGCGGCGACACTGATCGCTACGCTAGTGTTAGTGAATACCCTTACGATTATTGTATTTCAGTTCCCCATGCTCAAATTGATGGAGCGTTTTCCTTTATTCATGAGAACACGAATTGGCATGCTTTTAATGGGGTTGGGTCAAGTCGCTTTTATCTTAACACCTGAGAACTGGGTACTCGGTTGGGCACTAGGTTGTTTCATTGTCAGCCTTGGCGAAGTTATCGCCTTCCCAACGTTGAGTGTGCAAATAGATCAGATCGCGCCTGAACATTTAAGGGGATCTTACTTTGGAGCGGCAGCAATCTACTCTTTAGGTTTCGCCATAGCACCTCTTGTTGGAGGAGCAATGCTGGATACACTCGATGCTGACTGGCTATGGGCACTTTGCATTGGTTTGTGTGGTGTGATGATTTGGTTGTACAAGCTGGTGGAAGCCAGATCGTCTAAGCAAGAAGCGCTAAAAGAGTCCTTAGCTAATTCTTAG
- a CDS encoding inosine/guanosine kinase translates to MKFPGQRKSKHYFPTHSRDPLVNQIRQTPKLSRPTIIGVGQTIVDIEARVDDDFLERYDLSKGHSLVLEEQKADALYRELTEKNLITHEYPGDTIGNTLHNYSVLADSKSVLLGVMSKNIEVGSYAYRYLCNTSSRMDLNYLQTVDGPIGRCYTLISDDGERTFALNVGQMNQLSPESIPEKVFKKSAALVVSSYLMRGEPTDPMPQAVQRAVELAKKHNVPVVLTLGTKYVIEGNETWWQEYLKENVTVVAMNEDEGEALTGEKDPLLAADKALEWVDLVLCTAGPVGLYMAGYTEDERKRETTFPLLPGNIAEFNKYEFSRSIKKEECRHPVKVYSHIAPYLGGPLEIKNTNGAGDAALSSLLHDMAANQYHKSNVPNSSKHEQNFLSYSSLSQICKYANRVSYEVLTQHSPRLNRALPEREDSLEETYWDR, encoded by the coding sequence ATGAAATTTCCCGGTCAGCGTAAGTCCAAACACTATTTCCCTACCCATTCTCGTGATCCACTTGTTAATCAGATTCGCCAAACACCAAAATTAAGTCGTCCTACCATTATTGGTGTAGGTCAAACCATTGTGGATATCGAAGCGAGAGTTGATGATGACTTTCTTGAACGCTATGACTTAAGCAAAGGTCACTCTCTGGTACTGGAAGAGCAAAAAGCAGATGCTTTATACCGCGAATTGACCGAGAAAAACCTGATTACTCATGAGTACCCGGGCGACACTATCGGTAATACACTTCACAATTACTCTGTATTGGCCGACAGCAAATCTGTTCTTTTGGGCGTAATGAGCAAAAACATCGAAGTGGGTTCTTACGCTTATCGCTACCTGTGTAATACGTCTTCTCGCATGGATTTGAATTACCTTCAAACGGTAGATGGTCCTATTGGTCGTTGCTACACATTGATCTCTGATGACGGTGAGCGCACATTTGCGTTGAACGTCGGTCAAATGAATCAGCTATCGCCTGAAAGCATTCCTGAAAAAGTATTCAAGAAATCAGCCGCGTTGGTGGTTTCTTCTTACTTGATGAGGGGAGAACCAACAGACCCAATGCCACAAGCGGTTCAGCGAGCGGTTGAACTGGCGAAGAAGCACAATGTCCCTGTTGTTCTCACCTTGGGGACGAAGTACGTCATCGAAGGTAACGAGACGTGGTGGCAAGAATACCTCAAAGAAAACGTCACTGTTGTTGCAATGAATGAAGATGAAGGTGAAGCACTGACTGGCGAAAAAGATCCTCTACTGGCGGCAGATAAAGCGCTTGAGTGGGTCGACCTTGTTTTGTGTACTGCGGGCCCTGTGGGCTTATATATGGCGGGATATACAGAAGATGAGCGTAAGCGCGAAACAACCTTCCCGTTGTTGCCGGGCAATATTGCAGAATTCAACAAGTACGAGTTCAGCCGCTCGATTAAAAAAGAAGAATGTCGTCACCCTGTAAAAGTGTACTCTCATATTGCGCCTTACCTAGGTGGTCCTCTTGAAATAAAGAATACCAACGGAGCAGGTGATGCCGCCCTTTCTTCTTTGTTGCACGATATGGCAGCTAATCAGTATCACAAATCCAATGTGCCTAATTCGAGTAAACATGAACAGAACTTCTTAAGCTACTCTTCCCTCTCACAGATTTGTAAGTATGCCAACCGAGTGAGTTATGAAGTGCTTACCCAACATTCTCCTCGCTTAAACCGCGCATTACCAGAACGCGAAGACAGCTTAGAAGAGACATACTGGGATAGATAG
- a CDS encoding HAMP domain-containing sensor histidine kinase — protein sequence MSLRLKTIFGVALIEAVLLALLVTLTLGYLKTTNYDSLTKRAETTASLFASTVKDAVLSWDLASLESFTQELMTNPDLLYVRVLGKDGKPLAVLGDENLLNHYSKPEMSAELVTDGIFDVAHPIKEAGIVYGDVQIGLDMSSLNKKIEEAKKWSFFIVMGEMALVALFSYVLGAFLTKRLTYLEKAAERLARGERNITVNDTGNDEISHLAQAFNTMVSKLVKSEQTSQSYQQQLEALNSSLEATVKSRTAELKANNEHLVETNRQLKEMQGKLVQSEKMASIGTMASGFAHEINNPIGTVDSNIQTALEYLDCYKNLATLQFTIINEKDDERRNQLIASLSAWVEKNDMSFIEHDFGDTLQDALANTHRVRDIVQGLKSYSVYQKDSPQSENNVDEILKQCVEQVKYEYPCETTIETKLDSNALVFCNPAELKQAFNAVLKNALQSMQGRSKGCVEVTTHNEDDVVSITISDVGVGIASNQISQVFDPFYSTRKVGDGTGLGLTLTHNIVEQHSGTIEVTSQLHQGSQIKICLPSEALASDLKETGKMRTNMKNFP from the coding sequence ATGTCTCTTCGTCTTAAGACTATTTTCGGTGTCGCGTTAATTGAAGCAGTGCTCCTTGCACTGCTCGTCACCTTGACGCTTGGTTATCTTAAGACAACCAACTACGACAGCTTGACTAAGCGCGCAGAGACAACAGCAAGTTTATTCGCAAGTACTGTTAAAGATGCGGTTTTAAGTTGGGATTTAGCCTCGCTTGAATCCTTCACACAGGAATTGATGACCAACCCCGACCTACTCTATGTAAGAGTATTAGGCAAAGATGGTAAGCCGCTTGCCGTACTGGGTGACGAAAATCTGTTAAACCATTATTCAAAGCCGGAAATGAGTGCAGAGTTGGTTACCGACGGTATTTTTGATGTCGCTCACCCGATAAAAGAGGCTGGAATTGTTTATGGCGATGTCCAAATTGGTTTGGATATGTCATCGCTCAACAAAAAAATAGAAGAGGCAAAGAAATGGAGCTTCTTTATCGTCATGGGTGAAATGGCACTTGTTGCACTTTTCTCATACGTTTTAGGGGCTTTTCTCACTAAGCGACTCACTTACTTAGAAAAAGCAGCTGAAAGATTAGCGCGTGGCGAACGAAACATTACGGTTAACGATACAGGCAATGATGAGATTTCACACCTAGCTCAAGCGTTCAACACCATGGTGAGTAAGTTAGTTAAATCGGAACAGACCAGCCAAAGCTATCAACAGCAGCTAGAAGCGCTTAACAGCTCACTTGAAGCCACCGTAAAAAGCCGAACCGCAGAATTGAAAGCGAACAACGAACATTTGGTTGAAACAAATCGACAGCTAAAAGAGATGCAAGGAAAGCTGGTACAAAGTGAGAAGATGGCGTCTATCGGTACTATGGCCTCAGGCTTTGCTCACGAAATCAATAACCCTATAGGTACGGTCGACAGCAATATTCAAACCGCTTTAGAGTATTTGGATTGCTATAAAAACCTCGCGACTCTCCAGTTCACCATTATTAATGAAAAAGACGACGAACGTAGAAATCAACTCATTGCGTCTCTAAGCGCCTGGGTAGAAAAAAATGATATGAGTTTTATAGAGCATGATTTTGGAGATACGCTGCAAGACGCCTTAGCCAATACGCATCGAGTTCGCGATATTGTGCAAGGGTTAAAAAGCTACTCTGTCTACCAAAAGGATTCGCCGCAGTCTGAAAACAACGTTGATGAAATCCTTAAACAGTGTGTCGAACAAGTTAAATACGAGTACCCCTGTGAAACAACCATAGAAACGAAACTCGACAGCAATGCACTGGTCTTTTGTAATCCAGCCGAACTCAAACAAGCATTTAATGCGGTTTTGAAAAATGCGCTTCAATCCATGCAAGGGCGGTCAAAAGGCTGTGTCGAAGTAACGACTCATAACGAAGACGATGTTGTGAGCATTACGATATCCGATGTCGGAGTGGGTATTGCGTCAAATCAGATTTCACAGGTTTTCGACCCGTTTTATTCAACCCGAAAAGTTGGCGATGGTACGGGGCTCGGGCTAACGTTAACTCACAACATAGTAGAACAGCATAGCGGTACGATAGAAGTAACCAGCCAGCTGCATCAAGGCTCCCAAATTAAGATTTGTTTGCCATCTGAAGCGCTAGCCAGTGATCTCAAAGAGACAGGCAAAATGAGAACCAATATGAAGAATTTCCCATAG
- a CDS encoding flavodoxin: MSNQNEEHQALIERKNQWLYSQVDVKYPTKESLAGRKLYKHFQSNKTYSTVSVDDSFSSNVVDELFIVDFHRLTICFATLYSNHWDDKESQSLIIEFLTQIILEPDFPIIIGFKNGEPIGCALGTICDREILISDIYLLNDEKGSYLNFVQQIVNFTDNNFDVDKYIIEHHESHLITS, from the coding sequence TTGAGTAATCAAAACGAAGAACACCAAGCACTAATAGAAAGAAAAAATCAGTGGTTGTACTCGCAGGTCGACGTAAAGTACCCAACAAAAGAAAGTTTGGCAGGGCGTAAACTCTATAAGCACTTTCAATCCAACAAAACTTACAGCACAGTATCGGTAGATGATTCATTTTCTAGTAACGTGGTCGACGAATTGTTTATTGTCGATTTCCACCGCCTGACGATCTGTTTTGCAACGTTATATTCTAACCATTGGGATGACAAAGAGTCGCAATCTCTCATCATTGAGTTTTTAACTCAAATAATATTAGAACCTGACTTTCCCATTATTATCGGCTTTAAGAATGGTGAGCCCATTGGATGTGCTTTAGGAACTATCTGTGATAGGGAAATATTGATCTCCGACATATATTTGTTGAATGATGAAAAAGGAAGTTATCTTAACTTTGTTCAGCAAATTGTTAATTTTACAGATAATAATTTTGATGTTGATAAATACATAATTGAACACCACGAATCTCACTTGATTACGTCGTAG
- a CDS encoding phosphate/phosphite/phosphonate ABC transporter substrate-binding protein, which yields MNKTLWRLLSVLLVFPLHGYAADVSFGIVPQQSAKKLAAKWGPIFLYLSEKTGHNISFATAKDIPTFEKRLLSGEYDIAYMNPYHYTVFSQKPGYEAFAKQANKSIKGIVVVRKDSEIKNLAELNEQQLAFPSPAAFAASALPRAKMNLDGIAFTPNYVSSHDSVYLAVSKGIFPAGGGVYRTFNNTSPKVKESLKVLWDTPGYTPHAFAASPDLDADILKSIAKAMMDMTNDPLGQSLLKSINFKGITQAEDKDWDDVRSLEITLLSHLLEQ from the coding sequence ATGAATAAAACTCTTTGGCGATTACTTTCGGTACTTTTGGTTTTTCCATTACATGGCTATGCAGCGGATGTCTCATTTGGAATCGTACCGCAACAATCAGCAAAAAAATTAGCAGCGAAGTGGGGGCCTATTTTTCTCTACTTGAGTGAGAAAACTGGTCACAACATCTCATTTGCGACGGCAAAAGACATTCCAACGTTCGAGAAAAGACTCTTGAGTGGCGAGTATGATATCGCCTACATGAATCCTTACCACTATACGGTTTTCAGCCAAAAGCCCGGGTATGAAGCGTTTGCAAAACAAGCCAATAAATCCATCAAAGGTATTGTCGTTGTTAGGAAAGACAGCGAAATAAAAAACCTCGCCGAATTAAATGAGCAGCAATTGGCTTTTCCTTCCCCTGCTGCTTTTGCCGCCAGCGCATTACCACGGGCGAAAATGAATCTGGATGGCATTGCGTTCACCCCCAACTATGTTTCATCTCATGATTCGGTTTATCTTGCGGTGTCGAAAGGCATATTCCCCGCAGGAGGAGGCGTCTATCGAACATTCAATAACACCTCTCCAAAAGTTAAGGAGTCACTGAAAGTTCTTTGGGATACCCCTGGATATACCCCTCATGCTTTCGCAGCATCACCAGATTTAGATGCGGATATTTTGAAAAGTATTGCCAAAGCCATGATGGACATGACAAACGATCCGCTAGGTCAATCCTTACTTAAATCTATTAATTTTAAGGGAATTACACAGGCTGAAGACAAAGATTGGGACGACGTCAGGTCACTCGAAATTACACTACTTTCGCATTTACTGGAGCAGTAA
- a CDS encoding CreA family protein, giving the protein MLKKLAIVPLLALGLTACDSSDEVGDVGLGWFTMKDIKLNTWVDPVVTGVTCHVASIEADLSLSDPSDSSISCRQTGDITPEMIAQIDKSKSGEVVFKKSKSIFFKSMKIRRIFDPNTQTLMYLSYSTKETTGSFKHSLSTVPLWGTKAFVEKADIQQ; this is encoded by the coding sequence ATGTTGAAAAAACTTGCGATTGTTCCCCTACTCGCTTTGGGTTTAACAGCCTGTGACAGTAGCGACGAAGTCGGTGATGTAGGGCTGGGCTGGTTCACCATGAAAGACATTAAGTTGAATACATGGGTTGATCCTGTGGTTACAGGGGTTACCTGTCATGTTGCGAGTATAGAAGCAGATTTAAGCCTATCGGACCCAAGTGATAGCTCGATTTCATGCCGCCAAACGGGCGATATTACACCTGAGATGATCGCACAAATTGATAAGTCAAAATCGGGTGAAGTGGTATTTAAAAAATCAAAAAGTATCTTTTTCAAGAGCATGAAGATTCGACGTATTTTTGATCCAAACACTCAGACTTTGATGTACCTTTCCTATTCAACAAAAGAAACGACAGGTAGCTTCAAGCACAGTTTGTCGACCGTTCCTCTTTGGGGAACAAAGGCATTTGTTGAAAAAGCCGATATTCAGCAATAA
- a CDS encoding sugar O-acetyltransferase: MTTEKEKMLAGDLYEPWDDEIHSERIACRRWLQKLNQSLPNSKEWQDAIAALLPEAKGEVYLEPPFYCDYGSNIVVGENFYANFGCTILDANSVEIGDNVMFAPSVQVYTATHPLDVKTRITEGLEYAKPIRIGDNVWVGGGSIICPGVTIGDNSVIGAGSVVTKDIPSNVVAAGNPCRVMRKIEQ; the protein is encoded by the coding sequence ATGACCACTGAAAAAGAAAAAATGCTAGCGGGCGATCTGTATGAGCCTTGGGATGATGAAATTCACAGCGAGCGTATTGCTTGTCGACGTTGGCTACAAAAGCTAAATCAGAGCCTCCCAAACAGCAAAGAGTGGCAAGATGCCATTGCTGCGCTACTGCCTGAAGCAAAAGGCGAGGTTTATTTAGAACCTCCTTTTTACTGTGATTACGGGAGCAACATTGTGGTGGGGGAGAACTTTTACGCTAACTTTGGTTGCACCATTTTGGACGCTAATTCAGTTGAAATTGGTGACAACGTCATGTTTGCACCAAGTGTACAAGTGTATACCGCGACACACCCCTTAGACGTGAAAACGCGAATAACTGAAGGTTTAGAGTACGCGAAGCCAATTCGTATTGGCGACAATGTGTGGGTAGGGGGAGGCAGTATTATTTGCCCAGGCGTCACGATTGGGGATAACTCAGTTATTGGCGCTGGAAGCGTTGTAACGAAAGATATTCCTAGCAATGTTGTTGCTGCGGGTAACCCGTGTCGGGTTATGAGAAAGATTGAGCAATAG